GCTCCGGATCTTCAGTAAAAACGCAGAATTCCTCGGCCAGCACGGATATTCACTGCGCTATGCAAGGTGCAACTCCTGAGTATTACTTTGTTCAGGAAATTGATGTCGAGGACGGCGTGAATGTCGCCCAGTTCACTGAACAACGGCAGAAAGAGTACCCAGCAGGAAGTGCCATCATCGCTGGCGCCGCCGATACGGGAACTTTTGACGATCGCCACACGAACAAGGACAAATGCGACCTGTTTTCCTGCGACCTGTGGGACATCTTCGTGAAAATCAGCGTTACCGTGAGGTGACACGTGGAGCGGCCCGGTTCGGGTCCAGAGGCGCTGGGCCGTTCCATGTTAACAACCAGACCCTTCACGATATTTAAAAAGGGCTTGATCGGCGCGGACTCCACCCGGGGTTCGCGCTGACGTCTGGACGGGCCGGGTCATTGATACCGCCTGCATATGTTGGTGTCCTGGATCGGTGTGCCGGGCAGGTCTCTCACATCTTCCAGGGGCGCCGCAACATCGGCGGGTGCGCCCGGGGCAGCAGCACCACGCACCAATTCCTCGCTGGATCCGGTGTGATCCGGGGAGCGTGTCCCGGGAACCTGCCGGCCTTTCCCGTTTACGCGCAGCACCCTGTCTTCGCGAAGATCAGCCGTCCATCTTCCTGCCAGGGGTATTGCCTGGTGGTGATGGGCTGCGTTCTGTCTGGCAGCAATGCGAACAGTTCTTCAAGCACGGGATGGTGGTGCTCGTCTCGGGGGCAAGGTCGTCGGGAATGCCGGACGGACGGGCCTCCACCCTCAGGGCAGCGCGGCTGACTGCGTTCGCCGCCGTGCCTGTTCACGGCGGCGAAACCAAGACTGAAACACCACCACGAACAGCAGCAGTTCGGCCAGGTCGCCGCCGTAATACATCAGCTGCGCCGCCGACTGCAGGTGCGGAACAGGGTGCTCCGCTCCCAGCGGCCCGTGCCCCGCATACAGCATCTTGGCGAGCGTGGCATGTCCGGCGGTTCCCAGCAGCAGCGCCGCCAGCCGGGTCCGAAAGGACGCGCGGGTGGCGACCGGCTCGGTTCCGGAAAGAACCACCGCGTACAGCACGCCGGCGGCCACCACATGCAAGGCCACCGCCGCGTGGACCAGCGGGTGCTCCAGCATCACGCGGTACAGGTCGGTCAGGTACAGCACGAACATCCCCCCCACGTTGAGCAGCAGCGCGCCGCCCGGCGAGGCGATCACGCTGAGGGGCGGGGCGTGCAGCCCGCCGACCAGCCGCCGCGCCGCGGACACCGGCACGCTGCGCAGCGTCAGCGTCAGGGGCCAGCCCAGGGCCAGGAGCAGGGGCGCGAACATCCCCGATACTAGGTGCTGCGCCATATGGGTCCGCACGTCACCATGGGCCAGGGCGTTCACGGCGGGGGAGAAGGCCCAGGCCAGGCCGGCGAGTCCAAGGGCGAAAAATCCGGTGCGGGATCCCCGCCACGGGTGGCCCAGGCCATGCTGGCGCCGGACCATCACCGCGTAGCCCACCGCCACCCCCAGCAGCAGTAGCCACACCAGCCACGAGAAGGTGTCGTGATGGGCGGCTGGACTGTGCCCGGAAGGCATCAGGGGGACAGCGCGTTTCGGCTGGCCCGGCGGTGCAGTTCAAAGCCGATCAGGAGCAACACGACGCCCACCACGTTCCACACGACGTCGTACGGCAAAAGCGGAACGTCGTAGCGCACCTGATGCACCTGAAAGATCTTGTGGTCCACCACGCCGTCAAAAAGTTGAAAGCCGCCCAGACCCAGCAGCAGGCCCGCCCGGAAGAAGGCGACGCTGAAGGTCCGGGACCGCAGCAGGTCGGCGAGCACAAACAGCCCCGCCACGATGGCCATCAGTTCGGCGGCGTGCAGCAGGCCGTCGCTGAGCAGTCCGATCGCGGATGTGGAGCGGTCGTAGAAATGGTGCCAGCCGAGCACCTGATGAAAGACGATCTCATCCATTCCCGCCATGAAGGCGGCGCCCAGGAGCAGGCCACTGCGCCGGGAGCCGCGGACGTCCAGCCGTGCGGCGGCCCCGGTCATTGCCGGGCCTGGAAATGGAGCGGCACCTGGAGAAGCGTCATGTCATGGAACCTCCTGGACAGGAGCAAACGGCCGGCCGGCGGTCAGTTGTAAGGAATTCCCGCCGGGCCAGCCGCGGAGCGGGTTACTTCTGGGCCGCAGTGTAGCGGGTGTGGGGCCGGCCCGAAGTGTTCAGGAAGCGGAGCGGAGAGCCACCGCGATGACCTCCCCCCTGTTTCTGGTGTCAACCCGAGTGCGAATCCAATGGCGCTCGGGGAGATACATGGAGGGAGAACGGTACACCGAGCAGTGGATTTCCGACGTCCCCCTGCAGCCCGGGGCCGACAAGGTCATCAGCGATCTGTCGCTGGACAACGCCATGCTGAAGAAGGTCGTCGAAAAAAGGGGATGACGCCTGAGACGACGTCCCGGGCGCAGACGCCGCTGAACATGAAGGGTGGCTTGAGCCAGCAGAGGGACACAATCCGGCGAATCCGTCACAGCATGTGCTGGGCGACTACGCTCAGGATGATGTGGTCGACGCGGCCTGCAGATGAACCCGCAGGGTCTCGAGCGCTTCCTGCCAGCCTGAACGCCGGCCCGGTGGGGGCGCGGCGGTACTGGACCGCAGCACCAATTCCGGCTGGGTCAGGGTCAGGGGCGGCGGCGAGCTGCCATCGAGCAACAATTTCAGGTGTTCAAAAGCCCGTTGCCCCAGCGCCGGGAAATCCTGCCGGACGGTGGTCAGGGGAGGAATCAGCAGCGCACTTTCCGCCGTGTCGTCGTAGCCGATCACCGACACGTCGTCCGGCACCCGCAGACCCCGCTCCCACAACGCCCGCAGCGCCCCCACCGCCATCTGATCGTTGCCCACCAGCAGCGCTGTAAAAGCCACGCCCGATGCCAGCAGGGCCACGGTGGCCGCATAGCCGCTGGACGGACTCCAGTTCCCTTCGTGTTCGGCCACCAACGTCAGCCCGCGGGTCTCCACGACGTCGCGCCAGCCCTGCAGGCGGGAATGCTCGGCCACCGCGTCCTGGGGGCCGTGAATGCACGCGACGTGCGTGTGTCCGAGATCCAGCAGGTGCCGGGCCGCCAGCACCGCTCCCTCACGCTGGTCCAGCAGCGCAGCGTCCACGGCGGTTCCCGGCGGCACGTCCATGAACACACAGGGCACATCGGCAAAACGGCGCCGGACTTCGGCGGCGTCCGCCTGACCCAGCGAGGCGTTGATCAGTACACCGTCCACTTGCCGTTCTTTCAGGGTGCGCACGGTCTGGGTCACGTTGCCCAGGCCATATCTCGGCACGATCGACACCACCAGGCTGTACCCCGCCTCCCGCGCGGCCCGCTCGATGCCCGAGGTGAGCTGCGAGGGCGCGTGCAACGCGATGTCATTGGTGGCAAAACCGATGGAATGGGTGCGCCGGCTGGCCAGACCCTGTGCCAGTCGATTGGGGACATAGTTGAGCTGTCCGATGGCCTCGCCCACGCGCAGGCGGGTGCGGGCGGCCACCGGCCCCTTGTTGTTGACCACCCGCGAGACCGTCTGCTGTGAGACGCCCGCCAGCGCAGCGACATCGGCCAGCGTGGACGCTGTCTCCTGCTTTGCCATAAACACCTCCGAAGATTGGTGTTAAGCCTAACATCTGGACCCGGCGTACAGTTTAGGGTGCCGCCAGAATTGCGGCGCTGTCCGTCGGCTGATTGAAGAAGATCGAGTTGACTCCAGAGGTTATACAGATCGAAGATGAGAAAGCCTGTACCACTGGGCGTATTTCGAGCGGCGGCCCGGACCTCACGGAAATCCCCGATAGATGGAGAGAACCCGGCGGTACAAATCCATGCTGGAACACAAGTGTTAACCTTAACACTCTCTAGCGTGTGGGACATCAAACCGAGTGTGTTCAGTCGGGGGCTCCGGTCCCTTCGTCCATAGCGTTTACGCCGTGGTTCTTGTCCCTGCCTTGTTGCTCAGAGGAGTTCATGACTTCAGACCCCTACCCCACGCACCTGGAACTTGGTGTCTGCGATTACCCGGAACAGGTTCCCGCAGACCGCTGGGCGGGCTATGCAGCGGCTCAGAAAGCATTGGGCCTGCGTTTCGTGCGCCTGGCCGAATTCGCCTGGAGTCGCCTGGAACCGCGCCGCGGCGAGTATGACTGGGCGTGGCTGGATCAGGCCATCGCCACGTCTACGGCGGCAGGCCTGAAAGTGGTGCTGTGTACACCCACCGCCGCGCCCCCGGCCTGGCTTATCGCCCAGCACCCGGAGATTTTGCCCACCGGACGCGACGGCCACGTCAAGACCTTCGGCTCCAGACGACACGCCGATTTTTCCAGTTCGGTGTTTCGCGAGCACTCCCGGCGCATCACCCGGGCGATGGCCGAGCGCTACGGCCAGATGGAGGCCGTGGTGGGTTGGCAGACCGACAACGAATTCGGCTGGGGCGACACCGCTCAGAGTTACAGCCCGGCGGCGCTGGCTGCGTTCCGTGGCTGGCTGGAGCGGCGGTACGGCACGTTGGACGCCCTGAACGAGGCCTGGGGCAACGTCTTCTGGAGCATGGAATACACGGACTGGGAGCAGCTTCCGCTGCCCAACCGGGCGGTGGCCGAGGTCAATCCGGCTCACACGCTGGACTTTCTGCGCTTTTCCAGCGATCAGGTGGCCGAATTTCAGGAAGAACAGGTGGCGATCCTGCGTGAGCTGTCGCCGGGCCGCTTCGTCACGCACAACTACATGGGCTTTTTCGGCGCGTTCGATCATTACCGTGTCAGCGGGTGCCTCGACTTTGCGAGCTGGGACAGCTACCCCACCGGCACCTTGCAGGCCATCCATGAATGGAAGCTGACTGGGCCTGAGCTTGCCCATGACTTTGCCCGCACCGGCCACCCGGACGTAACTGCGTTCAATCACGACCTGTACCGGGGCATGGTGAGACGAACCGTCACGCAGGAGCAGGGGCGTTCCCCGGGTTTCTGGGTGATGGAGCAGCAGTGCGGGCAGGTCAACTGGGCGCCCTCCAATCCGCTGCCGGCTGCCGGCGCCGTGGAGCTGTGGACCGCGCAGGCCTGGGCGCACGGCGCGGACGCGGTGAGTTACTTCCGCTGGCGGGCCGCCACCATGGGGCAGGAAGTGCTGCACAGCGGCCTGTTGCGCCACAACGAGACGCCCGACCGGGGCTTTGCCGAGGTGGCCGCCCTCGATCCTGGACAGTACCCCCTGGGCGAGGTGAGCGCCCGGGTTGCGCTGCTGCACGATTACGAGAGCCTGTGGCTGTACAACATGCAGCCGCACACAGAAGGCCTGAACTACTGGGCGCAGACCTTCGCGTACTACCGCGCTCTGCGTTCGCTGGGCGTGGACGTGGACATCATCCACGCCGATGCGGACCTGAGCGGGTACGCCGTGGTCGTCGCGCCCGCCCTGACGTTGATCACCCCGGAACGCGCCCGGCACCTGGAGACGG
This sequence is a window from Deinococcus aerophilus. Protein-coding genes within it:
- a CDS encoding cytochrome c oxidase assembly protein, with protein sequence MPSGHSPAAHHDTFSWLVWLLLLGVAVGYAVMVRRQHGLGHPWRGSRTGFFALGLAGLAWAFSPAVNALAHGDVRTHMAQHLVSGMFAPLLLALGWPLTLTLRSVPVSAARRLVGGLHAPPLSVIASPGGALLLNVGGMFVLYLTDLYRVMLEHPLVHAAVALHVVAAGVLYAVVLSGTEPVATRASFRTRLAALLLGTAGHATLAKMLYAGHGPLGAEHPVPHLQSAAQLMYYGGDLAELLLFVVVFQSWFRRREQARRRTQSAALP
- a CDS encoding DUF2243 domain-containing protein, whose amino-acid sequence is MTGAAARLDVRGSRRSGLLLGAAFMAGMDEIVFHQVLGWHHFYDRSTSAIGLLSDGLLHAAELMAIVAGLFVLADLLRSRTFSVAFFRAGLLLGLGGFQLFDGVVDHKIFQVHQVRYDVPLLPYDVVWNVVGVVLLLIGFELHRRASRNALSP
- a CDS encoding LacI family DNA-binding transcriptional regulator, whose translation is MAKQETASTLADVAALAGVSQQTVSRVVNNKGPVAARTRLRVGEAIGQLNYVPNRLAQGLASRRTHSIGFATNDIALHAPSQLTSGIERAAREAGYSLVVSIVPRYGLGNVTQTVRTLKERQVDGVLINASLGQADAAEVRRRFADVPCVFMDVPPGTAVDAALLDQREGAVLAARHLLDLGHTHVACIHGPQDAVAEHSRLQGWRDVVETRGLTLVAEHEGNWSPSSGYAATVALLASGVAFTALLVGNDQMAVGALRALWERGLRVPDDVSVIGYDDTAESALLIPPLTTVRQDFPALGQRAFEHLKLLLDGSSPPPLTLTQPELVLRSSTAAPPPGRRSGWQEALETLRVHLQAASTTSS
- a CDS encoding beta-galactosidase, encoding MTSDPYPTHLELGVCDYPEQVPADRWAGYAAAQKALGLRFVRLAEFAWSRLEPRRGEYDWAWLDQAIATSTAAGLKVVLCTPTAAPPAWLIAQHPEILPTGRDGHVKTFGSRRHADFSSSVFREHSRRITRAMAERYGQMEAVVGWQTDNEFGWGDTAQSYSPAALAAFRGWLERRYGTLDALNEAWGNVFWSMEYTDWEQLPLPNRAVAEVNPAHTLDFLRFSSDQVAEFQEEQVAILRELSPGRFVTHNYMGFFGAFDHYRVSGCLDFASWDSYPTGTLQAIHEWKLTGPELAHDFARTGHPDVTAFNHDLYRGMVRRTVTQEQGRSPGFWVMEQQCGQVNWAPSNPLPAAGAVELWTAQAWAHGADAVSYFRWRAATMGQEVLHSGLLRHNETPDRGFAEVAALDPGQYPLGEVSARVALLHDYESLWLYNMQPHTEGLNYWAQTFAYYRALRSLGVDVDIIHADADLSGYAVVVAPALTLITPERARHLETAAQHAKVVFGPRTAFRTASGRTPETGQFGELGELIGASLLNYDSLYAGMTQTVMGNGGAAHPAQHWAESYHTTGAQTLYRYHVGPLGGESAMIRNGNVTVIGAHSTDLIAEVLQATLNETQLGPTRLPEGVRVSRRGGVTLLQNWNAHEVMWQGQTLPPVSSWACRAW